Genomic segment of Gemmatimonadales bacterium:
GATTCGGCACCGACACGAGCCCAGTCGCAATCCCGCGCGCCGCCGTGTAGATCGTGTCCGCATCGGTCCCGGTGAACCGCGGCGCCGCCTGGATCGTGAACGGAATCTGCTCCCGCTCCGCCGCCGCCACGAGCCGCTCGAACACCACCGGATTCACCGACGACCCCCGCGAGAGCACCACGCCGCCGCCCAGCTTGATGTCGCCGTGCCGCTGCTTCTCGATGCCGGGATAGTCGGTCGCGTGGGTCACGTCGACCACCACCGCCGCCTCTGCGTCGAGCCCCACCGCCGTGGCGCGCGCCCCGGTGCCCACGGTCCACGCGATCTCCTCCTGCGTGGTCGCCACCGCCGTCACCGCGGCGCTCGGCCGGTCGGCCGCGAGGAGCCGGAGCGCCTCCAGCACCACGAACGCGCCGATCCGGTTGTCGAGGCTCCGGCTCACGATGCGCGCATTCGGGAACTCCTGCACCGTGGCCGCGAGCACCCCGGCGTCGCCCACGCGAAGCCGCCGCTCGGCGTCCGCCCGGTTGGTGGCGCCGATGTCGATCCAGAGGTCGCGCGCGCGAGAGACCTTCTCGCGCTCCTCCTTCTCCATGAGATGGATCGCCTTCTTGCCGACGACACCCGTCACCGGTCCCTCGCGCCCCAGCAGCACCACGCGCTGCCCCACGAACACCTGCTCGTCCCACCCGCCGATCGGCTCGAAGTGCGCGTAGCCCTCGTCGTCGATGTGGACGACCATGAGCCCGATCTCGTCGATGTGCCCCGCGAACATGATCCGCGGCCGCCCGTCCGGATTCACCGTGGCGAGCGAGTTTCCGCCCACGTTTGCCGTCACCCGGTCGGCAAAGCGCTCGGCCTCGGCGCGCCAGATCCGCGCGGGTCCGGTCTCGAATCCGCTCGGCCCCGGCGCGTCGAGCAGCGACTTGAGAAATGCGAGCGACTCGGGCGTCATGCGCCGGCCCTCGCGCCGAGCCGCTGGCGCACCCGGTTGCGGAAAAACTCCAGCAGCTCGCGGCCACGCGCGGTGTGCTGCGTTACCCACTCCGCGTTCCTGAACTGGCTCGGCGGAGCCACGGCGGCGCGCAGCTCGGTGAGATACGGTTCGACGCGGGCGAAGAGGAAGATTCCTTCGCCGTTGTTCTCCATCAGGTACTCGCCGTGCACGATGCCGTGCCGCGCCATGCCGTACGCCATTTCCCAATAACCGCTGGTCTGGCGAAAGGCGGCGTTCAGCGGATGGCCGCGCTGCGTCACCGCCATCAGCTCGGTCGCCGTCGCGGGCCAGAGATCGGCGTTGATCCGACTGCGCGAGTCGCGCATTACCGGCTCGCGCCGGAGCTCATAGAGCCGGAGAACGATGTCGGCGTCGTGATGGTCGGGTGTTTCCTTCTGCATGGGTGCGTCGTCCGAAATGAGAAGTGGAACGGCTCAGGTGGCCGCAGGCAGTGGCGCCGGCTCGATCGTGTGCAGCCGGCCCACGTCGATGCTGAGGACGTCGCGGGAGCCGTCGCGGTTGAACACGTCCGAGAACCGCGCGCCCCAGACCAGCTCGTCGGCCTGGTACGACGACCGGGTGTGGACGGTCTGCGAAAACGTTTCGTCGAAGCCGGTGAGCAGCACGAGGAACTCGGCTCGCGCCTGGGCCAGGCTCGCGAGCGTGGCGCCATGGAGCGGGCTCGCCGGGTCGATCGGGTGCACGATCGTCCAGGAGAGCGGAAAGAGCGAGACCCGCTGGCGCTCGAGCGGCAGGTCGTAGTATCGCCGGGTGAGCCGTCCCTCGCTCATCTCCACCCGTGTCAGCAGCACCTTGCATTCGAGCTCCACGATCTGGCTCGAGAGCTGATTCACGATGCGGAACTCGAACGCCGTGATCCCGCGATACGGCGCAACCACCGCGCGCCGGCTGAACAGGATCCTGGCCGAGGGGCGCGCGAACCGGGCGAAGATGATGCCGGTGGCGAGCGCCACGCCCACGAGCCCCGCAAACGCCTCCAGCGTCATGAGCAGGTTCGGCACCACGCCGATCGGCACGATATTGCCGTAGCCGATGGTGGCGAACGTCTCGACGCTGAAGAAGAAGGCCTGCAGGAACGCGCCATCGACCGGCACCGGAACGGGTGCACGCAGGGCGCCCGGGCCGCAGAGGAAGAATGCAACGGCGAACAGCACGTTGACCGCGAAATACGCCAAGGCCGCGAGCGCCAGAAGCCGCGGCCAGCTCATTCGAAGCAGCGCGCGGTAGAGGCTGAGCGAGGCCCAGAACGGCAACCCCTCGCGCACGACGTTGAAGCTGCCGTCGCGATTGAGCAGCCGGCCCCGGCTCTCCTCGGAGACGACGGTGCCGAAGCCGAGGTCGCGCATCTCCTCGCGGCGGGTCTCGTTGCGGGCGGGACCAGTGGCACTGTTGTCGCCGGTGCCGGCGGGATTGCCGACGGCCATGCGGTTGCTCCGGGTCGGTTGAATCAGCACGAAGCTGTCCTCCACGGTGCGCCGCCGCAACGGGAGGGGCTACGCGCGGGGGTGCGCGGGCGGTGCGGATCGATTGTTGCTGATTGCGACGGATGCGCGGCAATTCGCGCCGGCCTGCAATTTTTTGTCTTGCGGCTTGTATCGGAATCCATAGGTTCGTGGCACTGCTCGTTCGTCCGGCTCACCAGTCATCGAGGTTCACCCCATGCGACTTGCCCGCGTCGTCATCACAGGCATGCTCACTGGGCTGCTTGGCCTCGCGGCCTGTCAGTCCGACCGCGCGCCCACCGAAGCCGCCGGCCCCAACGCGCCGGGGTTCCGCTCAAGCCACACCACCACCGGCAGCAGCAGCGCCGCCGCGAGCGGCATCCAGTACCTCGTCATCGGCCGTGGCAATCACCTGCCCGCCAAGCTCGCCGACAACGTGAAGGCCGCCGGCGGCACAATCACAGCGTCGCTCCCGCAGATCGGCGTCGCCATCGTGTCGGCGTCGAATGCGGCGTTCGAGCAGCGCGCCGCCGGCATCGCGGGCGTGGAGGCAATCGCGCGCGATACGGTAGTCAACTGGATCTCGCCCAAGGAGCGTGTGCATGCGGCGCCCGCGCCGACAGCCGCCAGGCCATCGGTGGCGCCCCGGGCCGGTGTGAGCGCGCGCGGGATCGGCGACGATGAGCTGTTTTTCCCGCTCCAGTGGAACCTCGTCGCCATTCACGCGCCCGAGGCGTGGGCTGCGGGTGCCCGCGGGCGCGGCGCACGCGTCGCGGTGGTGGACGGCGGCATCTATGACCAACACGTGGACCTCAAGGACAACATCGACGCGGCCCACTCGGCTTCGTTCGTGCCGGGCTTCGCATTCAACCAGGACGACGACCCCGACAACTTCTGGCACGCCACGTTCGTGGCGGGAGTCATCGCGGCGGAGGACAACGGCATCGGAGCCATCGGCGTCGCGCCAGAGGCGACGATCATCGGTGTCAAGGTGCTCCAGGGCGACGGCGGAAGCTTCGGCGCCGTCATCCAGGGCATCTTGTACGCCGCCACGCCCATCGCGGAGGGCGGCGCCGGCGCCGACATCATCAACCTGAGCCTTGGCGCCGTCATCCCGAGGCAGGGAAAGGATTTCGCGCAACTCGCCGCAGTCGTGAGCCGAGCCGTCATTTATGCGCACCAGCGGGGGGTCACCGTCCTCGCGGCCGCCGGCAACGACGCGCTCGACCTCGACCATAGCGCCAATTTGATCTCCATCCCCGCCCAGTCCACCGACGCGCTGGCCATCTCGGCGCTTGGCCCCGTCGGATTCGGGCTTGGCGCCACCAATTTCGACCGGCTGGCCTCGTATAGCGAGTTCGGGCAGTCCGCCATCGCATTCGGCGCGCCGGGCGGCGACTTCGTGCTCGATTCAGACCAGCTCTGCGGAATCGCCGTGACCGGCGGCACCGCAATCGCGCCCTGCCCCTTCTTCGATCTCGTGTTGAGCACCGGGCGTGGCACTTCGCCGGACGGCGAGTACTTCTTCGCCGACGGCACCAGCGTCTCGACGCCGGCGGCGGCAGGTGTGGCGGCGCTCATCATCGGCAAGTTCGGCCACCTCGACCCGGCGCGGCTCGAGGCGCGGCTCCGCGCATCCGCCGACGACCTGGGCAAGCCGGGCAACGACGATGCGTACGGCCAGGGCCGCGTGAACGCCTTCCGCGCCGTGCAGTAACGATTACGCGTGTGTAGCTTCCGTGCACGCAGCCGGTGCACGGCCGCGGCCCACCGGGCAGATGCCCGGTGGGCCGCTCGGTTTGAGGCCGGCCGCGGTTCGGCTCACCCACGCGGAGACCGCACCTCATGCGTCCTGGAACGGTGTTCGGCGCGCTGCTCATCCTCGCCGGCGTGATCATCTTCTCGCTCGGCGGCTTTTCGTTCACCCGGCGGGAGAAGGTGGCCGAGGTAGGACCGGTACAGGTCACGACCGAGCGCACCCACTCGGTGCCGATCTCCCCGATCCTAGGCGGCATTGCCGTGGTGGCCGGGCTCGTGCTGATCGTCGCGAGCAGCCGGAAGGCCCGCTAGAACCGCAGCATCGCACCGTAACGGCGCCGCGATCGAGTTGGCGCCGCGGACGACAGTGTTGATGCGCGGCGCTTGCTTTCAGCCGCTCCCCCCAAATCCGATTTTCGCCCGGGATCGTTCCTTCGCTGCAACATCACGAGTACCGGGAACGCCACTCAGCGAGGATCAAATGGGATTTCGCCTCGTAATCGGCCTGACGGCGATCGCTTTCCCTCACCTTGGGCCTCGCGCCCTCACCGCTGGCCGCGCAGCAGCCGCCCGCCACCAAGGACGCGATGGCCAAGGATGGGATGGCGAAGGACGCCATGGGCCACGACGCCATCGCACCGCACGGCAGCTTCAGCGGCGTCGGCGGCCACAAGGCCGGCGGCTCGTACACCGTCACGACCGAGGGCGGCACGACCCGCCTCGCGCTGAGCGATGACTTCCCGACCTCTCGCGCTTCACCATCGTGTTGCTCTGGTGCAAGAAGTACTCGGTGGCGCTGGGCTCGGCCGAGCTGGCGTCGCACGACGGCGTGATGCATAAGTAAGCGTGCCCGAACAACCGCTTTCGTCCCGTGGGGAGCTCGCCGCCGTGCCGCTCGGCGTGGCGGGGCAGAGCACGCTGCGCGAGCGCCTGCTCGCGCGGGACGAGCGCGCCCTGGTCGAGTTGATCGAGCTGGCGACGCCCTGGCTGCTCGGGCTCACCCAGGGAATGCTGCACGATCAGGACGAAGCGGAGGAGGTCGTACTCGAGGTGTTTCAGACGGTGTGGGACAGGGTCGGCGCGCTGGGCGAGGGCCACGAGGGCTTGATGCCGTGGCTCCTCCGCGTGGCGCGCAACCGGGCGATCGACCGGCTCCGGCGGCGCAGTCGCTGGCGGCGGAAGGCCGCGCGAGCCGAAGCCTACGGCGCGGCCGGCGGCACGGCGGTGCCGTTCCGCGAGCCCGACGAAGCGGGGCATCCGGGCTGGCACGTGCACGAGTCGGTGCACGCGGCACTCGCCGCCCTTCCCGAGGAGCAGCGCGCCGTGGTGCGGCTCTCGTATTTCGGCGGCCTCAGCCACTCGGAGATCGCCGAGCAGCTCGATCTGCCACTGGGCACGGTGAAAACGCGGCTCAGGCTCGCGCTCGACAAGCTGCGCGTGTCGCTCGCTCCGATCGGGGACTGGATCAGATGACGCCGCACGATTGGTACGCGGAGCATCGCGCCGCCTTCGTGGCCCGCGCGCTCGATGCGCGGGAGGAGCGGCTCTTTGCCGATCATCTGGGCCGCTGCGACGAGTGCACCCGCGAGGTCACGCGGCTCGAGCGCGAGCTCGGATGGCTCCCAATGGGCGTGACACCCGCGCCGCCGCGCCCCGGCCTCACCCATCAGCTCGCCGAAGGCGTGCTCCGGCGCCGCTCGGCGTGGCGGCGCCTGGCGCCCACCGCGGCTGCCGCCGCCATCGCCGCGGCGGCGCTCGGCTTCGGCGTGCACGAGCGGCAGCGCGGCGACACGCTCGCGGCCGAGTTGGGTCGCCGCGAGGCGCAGCTTGCGGCGGCGGACAGCGAGCGGAGCGGCCAGCTAGCCTCGCTTGCGGCTTTGGAGGACACCCTCTCCGTCATGCGGCAGGCGCAGCACGTGGTCCAGCAGGACATCGCGATGAACGGGCACCACGGCCGGCTGCTCATCTTCCAGGATGCGGCCTCGCATCGCTGGAACGTGGTCATGCATGGGCTGCCCCCCGCGCCGGCGGGTGAGGTCTACCAATTCTGGTTCATCACGGGGAGCGGAATGGTGCGGTCGGCCGAGCTGCGCAGCGGAGGGTCGGGGGCCGCGCTGGCGATGGTCTCGATGCCCAAGGTCCCGGGGCCGGTGATGGGTGCGGCACTCAGCGTGGAGCCCGCGGTGAGCCGATCGGTCGACCAACCCACGGGGCCGATGCTGGCGCACATCGAGTTCTGATCGAGCGCTGGAGGACCGACTACCGCGCCGCCGAATCCGGAGGCGTGAGTGGAGCCGCCGACGTATCGCTCTCCTCCCCACCCAGATGCGGCACCAGATCGTCCGGCACGCTGTCGCTCGGAATCACCACGCCGTGCGCGCCGAGCATCCGGAGGAGCGTCCATTCCTCCTGCCGCGCGGCCCAAGGGCGCGGGCCGTTGTACATGAGCGCCACCAGCAGCACGCCGTCCGGGCGGCCGAGATACCCCACGACGTTCGCCACCTGGCCCAGGGTGCCCGTCTTGGCCCGGACGACGCCTTCGCCCGGCAACCCCGAATGAAGCCGCCGGAGCGTGCCGGTGCCGTTGGCAGGCAGAAGCTGGGGGAAGTTCCGGCCTTCGGGAGTCTCGGGAAACTTCGCGAGATAGGCGATGAACGTGTTGGGCGTGACGCGATCGTCGTAGGAGAGCCCGCTTCCGTCCACCAGCTCCACGCCGCTCTGCTGGCCGGTGATCTCCAGCACGTGCGCCGTGAGCCGCTCCGGCGCCGTCTCGCGGCCGCCGGCCCACTGCAGCAGCAGCTCGGCGCCGTAGTTGAGGCTGCGCCGGTTGATTTCGCTCGCGAGCGAGTCGAGCGTGGGCGACGACACCTCTGCCAGCGCCCGCGGCGTCGCCTCGGGCGCGGGGGCGGCGGTGTACGCGGCACGATCCCACGTGATGCCCGCGCGCGCGAGCGCGTGCGCCCACACTGCATCGAGCAGCACCTTCGGCTGATTCACCACCGCGCCGACGGAGCGCGGGTGCGCGCCGGTCCCGATCGTGCCGGTGAGCACCCAACCGCCGTCCGATCGGCCGCGAAGGGCGAGGCGCGAGCGGCGCCCCCGCCGCGTGGTGGCGCTCACGCTTACAAGACGGCTCGCGCCCGCCGGGAGCACGTCGAGCACCCGCACCCGCGCGCCGGCGCGGGAGCCGGGCGCCACG
This window contains:
- a CDS encoding M42 family metallopeptidase — its product is MTPESLAFLKSLLDAPGPSGFETGPARIWRAEAERFADRVTANVGGNSLATVNPDGRPRIMFAGHIDEIGLMVVHIDDEGYAHFEPIGGWDEQVFVGQRVVLLGREGPVTGVVGKKAIHLMEKEEREKVSRARDLWIDIGATNRADAERRLRVGDAGVLAATVQEFPNARIVSRSLDNRIGAFVVLEALRLLAADRPSAAVTAVATTQEEIAWTVGTGARATAVGLDAEAAVVVDVTHATDYPGIEKQRHGDIKLGGGVVLSRGSSVNPVVFERLVAAAEREQIPFTIQAAPRFTGTDADTIYTAARGIATGLVSVPNRYMHSPNEMVALEDLDRAAHLLAAFARGVAGDVDFVPR
- a CDS encoding ion channel; translation: MLIQPTRSNRMAVGNPAGTGDNSATGPARNETRREEMRDLGFGTVVSEESRGRLLNRDGSFNVVREGLPFWASLSLYRALLRMSWPRLLALAALAYFAVNVLFAVAFFLCGPGALRAPVPVPVDGAFLQAFFFSVETFATIGYGNIVPIGVVPNLLMTLEAFAGLVGVALATGIIFARFARPSARILFSRRAVVAPYRGITAFEFRIVNQLSSQIVELECKVLLTRVEMSEGRLTRRYYDLPLERQRVSLFPLSWTIVHPIDPASPLHGATLASLAQARAEFLVLLTGFDETFSQTVHTRSSYQADELVWGARFSDVFNRDGSRDVLSIDVGRLHTIEPAPLPAAT
- a CDS encoding S8 family serine peptidase, which encodes MRLARVVITGMLTGLLGLAACQSDRAPTEAAGPNAPGFRSSHTTTGSSSAAASGIQYLVIGRGNHLPAKLADNVKAAGGTITASLPQIGVAIVSASNAAFEQRAAGIAGVEAIARDTVVNWISPKERVHAAPAPTAARPSVAPRAGVSARGIGDDELFFPLQWNLVAIHAPEAWAAGARGRGARVAVVDGGIYDQHVDLKDNIDAAHSASFVPGFAFNQDDDPDNFWHATFVAGVIAAEDNGIGAIGVAPEATIIGVKVLQGDGGSFGAVIQGILYAATPIAEGGAGADIINLSLGAVIPRQGKDFAQLAAVVSRAVIYAHQRGVTVLAAAGNDALDLDHSANLISIPAQSTDALAISALGPVGFGLGATNFDRLASYSEFGQSAIAFGAPGGDFVLDSDQLCGIAVTGGTAIAPCPFFDLVLSTGRGTSPDGEYFFADGTSVSTPAAAGVAALIIGKFGHLDPARLEARLRASADDLGKPGNDDAYGQGRVNAFRAVQ
- a CDS encoding RNA polymerase sigma factor; translated protein: MPEQPLSSRGELAAVPLGVAGQSTLRERLLARDERALVELIELATPWLLGLTQGMLHDQDEAEEVVLEVFQTVWDRVGALGEGHEGLMPWLLRVARNRAIDRLRRRSRWRRKAARAEAYGAAGGTAVPFREPDEAGHPGWHVHESVHAALAALPEEQRAVVRLSYFGGLSHSEIAEQLDLPLGTVKTRLRLALDKLRVSLAPIGDWIR
- a CDS encoding anti-sigma factor, with product MTPHDWYAEHRAAFVARALDAREERLFADHLGRCDECTREVTRLERELGWLPMGVTPAPPRPGLTHQLAEGVLRRRSAWRRLAPTAAAAAIAAAALGFGVHERQRGDTLAAELGRREAQLAAADSERSGQLASLAALEDTLSVMRQAQHVVQQDIAMNGHHGRLLIFQDAASHRWNVVMHGLPPAPAGEVYQFWFITGSGMVRSAELRSGGSGAALAMVSMPKVPGPVMGAALSVEPAVSRSVDQPTGPMLAHIEF
- a CDS encoding D-alanyl-D-alanine carboxypeptidase, producing LELNGDPSLERESGAGPMLYDLAMQLASTGVRKLRGPLVVQTADGPASDVYPAAWSRHHRGRTFAPLIGPITLNENLVWVTVAPGSRAGARVRVLDVLPAGASRLVSVSATTRRGRRSRLALRGRSDGGWVLTGTIGTGAHPRSVGAVVNQPKVLLDAVWAHALARAGITWDRAAYTAAPAPEATPRALAEVSSPTLDSLASEINRRSLNYGAELLLQWAGGRETAPERLTAHVLEITGQQSGVELVDGSGLSYDDRVTPNTFIAYLAKFPETPEGRNFPQLLPANGTGTLRRLHSGLPGEGVVRAKTGTLGQVANVVGYLGRPDGVLLVALMYNGPRPWAARQEEWTLLRMLGAHGVVIPSDSVPDDLVPHLGGEESDTSAAPLTPPDSAAR